The genomic stretch AATGTTCCTACATGGTAGAAACTCCGTCTCAATTACCAATTTATTAGTTCTAAACAGTGTAAACATCGGTACTTTTACAGTTTCATGTTCTGTCTGAAAACATTTACTCTATTTTATGTTTGGTCTTAAGGGTAAACATTTATGCAATGCTGAATAAAAATgcacagttaaaatataaataaaaaagagttgTTAAATCTGTAATAAACATATCACATTTTAAGTAACATGAAATAAAGGTACTTTATTGAATTGGTTATGTTAATAAAAGCTAGATCACTACAAATGTATAACTAAAGATCACTACTAGATCACTACAGATGTATTACTAAAGATCACTACTAGATCACTACAATGTTATATTATCAGACAGTTCAATAAATGCTTATTCCACctgatattatttgtttcattttgttaTGATATGCTACCAATGTTccattataaaattctttattcatgtAACAGTAATTCTTTTAGAAATATTACtgctaatatttcaataaacgaacaatattttcatattatttgtgTACTGACAGATACACCATTATCGTTGTAATTTTCATCTCTCATATTCACTGTTCATTGTTGAATGGCTCTTTGTTGTTGAATAGTAGTGATGAGATAAACTGACCTTTCCTGTGATACTTCATTCTTTACAATGTATATCTCCAACATCTATCTATGTTCAAATGCGATGCAAAGTATGttagacaaaaaatatttattttcagaattttcatcatattctttatttatatttagaaatagcagttacccgcagctttgcACACGgtttcaatttcaaatataagaatattcttttaaaataacatgcCAACAGTTATACAATAAGTGATAGTAACTGAAAGTTATTCCAAACTTACGACCAATTTTAGTTTATAGAAGGGATCCTAAGTTTGCACAGTAAAACCGTTTTTTTAATTACCTCGTAAATTTTAAGTATTCCTCACCAATATTACTTAttgcttaatttctaaatattcctttgtaatattactcatttttaaagTTAGGTAAACAcgttacatattttatacttcGTTTCAGAGTTAATACCATAATTATCTGATCTGTCCAcggtattatattttgtaaatgaacCTTCAAATGTTAATTACATATGTTAGTCTAATATAGTTACGAAGTGTTAATCAACTttgaaaagtgataaaataaCTAGGTTCTATGTTTAGCTTATTATGTAATTCAAAAAGCGTGTATCTAGTGTATACAAACATTATACCTTAATGCGTACAGGCATAATGATAGATATGGATCAAACAATGACAACACCTTTTAAACGGCAAGTCATTTggattagttataaatatacGGTTATCTTTTATTGAGGTTTTATGATTGTAAGAGCGGCACATGCGACACAGATGATAGTTCATATACGCACTGTCTATTAGTATACACATTTCCTTGAATTATAGTATCACATTCCATTGCATAGTACTTAACGTATTTTAAACGTATCGGTACTTCACAATATAAATCAATGTGATATGATAAACAGGTCTCAAATGATATATACATTTGCTAATATACATTGTAATTCGTGCTTGAAGTTACCTATAACTGGGAACTATTATCAACGCTACGTAATGCTTTTTTAGATTTCATAAGTTAATTTCTTTGAATCGTCTAAATAGTATttgatagtaataaattaaaagtgtattaGTTAAAACGGTGTTTACGTCCGATAGGTTAAATTATTTGCAAATTGTAGCGTTTTAGAAGTTTCAGCAAGAATGCATTTTAAACTTCATACTGCTCTTTATCAAAGTGAACCAACGAAATTcgaaaaattagtaattttaacgAGAAGTGTTGTGTGGATTAAGGCTTATATATATGGTGAATCgagttgtatattttgttttgccTTCTCGTGGCAATGTTGGAATGATTGTACTCCACACCATGGGCTTTGGACTTTTACGATGATGATTGTTCTTTTGTGCAGTATCAGTCAcctgttattttctatatatcttTCTGTAGTTGACGAATGACAACTATTGAAGCTGATTGCGTATTAAAAGCCATCGATTgcggttttaaataattaaaacttcttttcaTTGTAACTTACTTGTATTCCTCACAACGACATTGATCACAACGTTATTGATAGTTTGACATCTATgctgattataaaattattacaagccTGCCTTACGCCTTCAGTAGATAATAAAGATGTCGCAGGTGTAGGATGACAGGTAGTAACTTCTCACTTCAGTGAGAATAGAGCAAGGTTATTATGGTTCACTATTGTGATTTCTAACAAACGTTCTATTACATTTCCATTCGTATATTTCCTCTTCACCTCCAATAACATtggagaaaaaaataatagaagtgATTCGTGTAATGAGTTGGGTACAATCTATGTGGTTATATTCTTgggtaaaataagaaatatgcACTAAGCTATTTTAAGATTTAGCATTTgcaataaagaagtaaaatttataaataaatatatatatatatacatatatatattgtgtgtgtgtgtgtgtgtgtgtgtgtgtgtgtgtgtgtgtgtgtgtgtgtaactgTGACGCTACTACAGCAATGAACATACCTGAAATCAGAAGTAGATTGCAAGGCccaaaattacacaatttataactAAAGTGGGATTCTGAGGTCGAGTTTTTGTGCTAAATTTCTTATTGTGGAAATAAGCAACACTCTACTATGGTTTACAAAAGATTTTTTCTAACCAGAAGTGCTTGAAAATTTAAAGCTGCTTTAATTTGTCTAACTTTGAACCTCTTAACCGGTGGAAATcgaaatttacaatatttaacaatacataCTGCCGATTCAAAACTGTTGGAAGgttctattttattaaatcatattatccttAGTTTACAACAGGATTACCACATATACAGTATTCTTCTAATCtggcctaaaatatttaaagtgctAATGAAAGTGTTGGAGCTATACATTTGAAATGCAGTGTTTTCGAGAAATGTCTGTACTTCATTTTTCAATcataaatactgtttttatattcaaattcatAGGCTCAAAACATTAcctttttaaactataaaattgttaaatagatCAGAAGATTGAAGATATTCGTATCTTCTAATGATCATAATATATATCCAAGCGAGTcatttatcacatttaaaaattatatgcttataattataaataggaaATCCCTTCGGGTACTAAGCTcctggtaactgctagtaaaattataaaataatatttaaataaccttCATTCACTATAAAGATATCAATTTTCCctaaaaaaacactaaacataCGTACAGTAAAACATCAAGTCCTAAGCAAATTAGAAGTATAtaggaattattatttattttggccTGACAAATCAACTGGTTGATTAAGAGAGAAAATTGTGGACACCATATATTTGATAGTacctaaatttatattataatgtatgtgtCGTGTACcaggatatattatatattttacgacCAACCTTAACATTACAACGAATCcaaaaattgttagttttagtaTTGTCAAGAATTCTTCATTGACAAAGCTCTTAGAAGAGTATTGTTATTCACAGTTTTTATCGTTTGTCTTAGTTGCCTTGGCTCAAAACGTGTTTGCTATTAATTTTGGACAACACTcaatctaaataaaactattcacGCCAAATTTGGGGGATACTATCATATAACAAGACATACAAGCGAAATTATCTAACTGCCTCGTCCTTTGGCCTggcaccccccccccaccagtttattttaatgtagttgCATCTCTATATTGGGGTCAATATCGCTAATTACTTAGGTAAGTTTCGATACTGTGTCTTGATATTAACTAGACAAGTATAGTCTTATAAACGGTGTAGGAGAagagatttaatataaaaagaatatgcttttttatattaatttacaaattgtatggtttgttaaattttcagtagtttattaaatatttgctattgtttaatgatatataaaaatactagtaCTAAACTCTTTTACAGAACTAACGTAGATGTTTGTGATATATTAAGAAGATACCGGAACACAGTATTGCCCATGATATAGAAAGCCCTAGCCAATTCAAGAAACATAATTTGTAGTAACATACAACTCATtatatgtaaaaagattttattgaagcacaacttataataattaataaataaatattcgtaTAAACAATATGTACAGGTAAGTAAAAGTATCAAAGCTAATACCATGTTTCCATATTCTAGTTCTCGTTCCATGTTTTAAACTTCTCTATACAGTCCCCTCAGTGTACTCGAGACTATAGCTAAGGACTCCGGTACTGTTTAGAGTTCCGCCTCTCACCAAACTTCCTCTCTATCTCCTCCAAACTGACACCCTCTGTCTCTGGTAGGTCCCAGTAGAGGTAAATTAACCCTAGGACACCCACAGCACCGTAAAAGTAGCACGCCCCTGAGATATCCACGAGGTGTACGAGGCTGTAGTAGGTCTTAGTGGTGGTGAAGAAAAGTCCGTGAGCAACCGCACCACAGATACCTCCAGCCATTCCTCGGGCTCTGTATTACATCAAATATTGCAGGTTAATATTCTGTGCAGAACacatcaaaaagtttaaaaataattaaaaaggaaaaatttaaagccaaatgcttttaaataaatgaaattagttccataagaatgtataaaaaaatgtaaaagtttgtgTAAAagcaaaactaattaaaatttaaacattttgttaccaatttaaattttaaagaaaacatttattgtcaacttaaaattattataaatgatgaGTTAAGCATATTGAGTGGATAAAATTATTTGatcaaaattgaaacaatttacacaaaattattttttaacttagttttttaagttatgtaTATAACAGTAAAACGTGATTAGGTACGCGTGTTAAATTTCATCAAATTAAGACATTTGGcagttatataaaaacatatttgttatagAGGTTTCAACCCTATTCATTACCTATTAGTGGTTCTTCTTCATAACAAAATCTTGTATTTACCTACTGAGAACATAAGACACGTTTGTGATTAATTTTATCGTTGTAGAACATCgtagagttaaaaataaaacactgttttcCTTTGGTTTtaatccataaaaaattaatcttgAGACATCTGGCACCAAATATCATATATCTAGAACATTAggaagtataaaaaacaaaagtacGGTTAATATAAGTCTTTAGCCCATTGAAACCCCTGTATATGtttgattttcatgaaatttcttTTGATTTTCTGTCTATGTAAGTCATGATGCACGTGTGTGTAAATTTTCATCTCCCTGAAAgatttgtaaattggaaaaaatatagttcttctaggggtgGAAaactttaagaattatatttacttcTAGAACCTCCTTGGTCGGTTCAAAGCATAATCCACCTGTTTTTCGCATTTAAGATTTCTATGCCATCGAGAATTTGAGAAACGAAATATAATAGTCTAGATAATGAACTTTTacgaaaataatttagattttctatttaaatCACGAAGTGTACTTGTTCTTAGTGATATCTGGCACATTGGAAAGTTGAAAAATTAGTCATGAGTGAGTTGGTCTTTGCCTTATACTTGTAGAGATTGAAGTAGGAATACTGAGTCCAGAGATTCTAATGAGACTAGCTTTTCCTTAGTACAGTATTCACTTTGGGAAATGAagactaaaataataacaataatacatttaaatttaaacttcataaaatctaaattatataagGCAAGTATATAGCGAAAAAGTGTAAAATGTGAGTAAAACGTAGATAATATGAACTGATGAACTGAACtaaaatgaaactgaaaataaaatgatatattaaaatggtatacttattatttaaactatgttatacgttatctttattaatattgaaaatattctttaaagttGGAGGAGGATTGTAAAtgtctaatttattacaaaaaacatgttagtatttgtttagtaaattaacAGTTCTTAGAACTTAATATGAGTGGTTGAATTTCTCTACTTATGCCTAATACAATAGAACAAAAccttcaataattttcaaatcttttgCATTGTAAATATCGaagcattttacaaataaaaataaatagaaaaatgtcTTGCGAAGCGCTAATATTGAGAACGGGTGcagcagttttttttatatttattaaaatccgAGGAAAGTTTATGTTACGAGAAGTTTTAAATAAGAGTCAATGAATATTTTggaatatcaaaaaatattttagtatatttgtttaatcatacaaatttaactgacactaaacagctgatgACACTTAgctaaagtttaataaatttactctaacatctgtttacatttatttcttatacaatttttaatataaattgattaatCAGTAGGATAATTCAGATCGCAAATAAAAGACTTTCCtaattaaaaacagtatatttttgtatatattatttaaacaccgttataaaactatatttaaggAACatagctgtgaatgttttcataTAAAGTATGCCAATCTGATGGTCTTTCTAGACATTGTGTCATGGCATGTTAACTGTGGCAtaaggaaaaacagagaaataaacgCTACCATGCTTTAACGATCCATTTCCAGACCACAGATTACAGCAAGATTTTTATAACGCAATTCCTAATACACTTACTCCATAAAGAATGTCCACCTTATACCGGAAGAAGACAGGAAGTAGGAAGTATTTCTCCCCGCTATACTAGCCTCATCATTCaaacatatatatgtacattttcttCTTTGCGACAACAAGGCACTGAAAATATTTGAGACCGGTAAGGTTGCAAGAGCCGACGTAGACGCTTCATCATCgtagtatattttaaagctacacaagtatatagttttttatccTGGCAATAAGACAAACTATATTCTGTTACCGTAAGTTAATTATACGGCGtaagtgtatttgtattttattggtcGGGGTAATAAGGCAGACTCAGCtgtgcgttggaaatataattaatttaaatcagaaTTGCTTCTATAGGGGAAAATTGACGTAACAATCAGGTTAAATTGTGAcacttttaattatgaaaacttaaatGATATGGACTGGATGTATGCCTACTTATATTTCATACTACACCGTCATATTATATCGTAAGTGATTTTTGGTTATATTTATAAGTACTTCGATGTTGAAAATTGCGTGTGAGGCCACGGGTAACATCTAGTttccaatatatacatatataaagctATTGTTTTACCAACAGTTACTAGTCATGCTATACAGTTTAGACGCAGCAATTACATAAAAAGTAGAACTGACCCATGACAACATTATccctataataataattacctgAGTGGAAACAATTCCATAATAAGGATCCAAGGTATAACAAAGATGCCCAGAGGTCCTGCAAAGTAGGATAGACAGAAGAGGGCAACTGGTATCCAAGGGAATTCTGGCCGGTAGCTTAGATATAAGCCAAGAGTTAGGCAGCAAAACACGCTCAAACCCAGGGAAAGAAACGACAAACGACGTTTTCCCAGTATCCTCATGAGCACACCACCACAAATAGCTCCCACTAGTTGAAGAGCGTTGCACAATGCCTGTAAgtagattaataaataattaatctttattcaattatataatattttattgatagttaCAAACAGGGACAAAGCAGAAAAGAATTGATAAGGTATTAGTATCCAAATGGAAATATCTGTTTAATATGTACATCATTATCTTATTTGATATTTAGCAATAACAGTGAGACAAAATGCATGAGTGACAAGAGATAATTTTGAAGTGGCGTATCATTGATTTTTTTAGCATTGTTCCTCTGCTGTATATCTTCAGGGGACTTTGAAACACacagtaatttaatttagatactttgtaaaatttatttgaacagATTTGTCCTAGAACTTACATCTCTACCGCCTTTATTATTAAGACATGGTATACCTAGCAATGACATACACTAAAattatggtgtgtgtgtgtgtgtgtgtgtgtgtgtgtgtgtgtgtgtgtgtgtgtgtgtgtgtgtgtgtgtgtgtgtgtgtgtgtgtgtgtgtgtgtgtgtgtgtgtgtgtgtgtaattggAACCCCTCCTCTATTTATCGTAGAGGTCTTTATAGGTTGGAGTTGCCTACAGATCAGGAGCTTTTACAAGTTAGAGGCATTATTATCTGACTTCCGGGAGCTTAAAAAACGCAGAATTACGAGGGAATATACATACTATATTGACTAGGATATTCTAGAAGCTCAAAGATGTCATTGGCATTCATTGCTAGACATTCGTTCTGCCCAAATCTTTTAGAAGCCAAGATATTCAAGAGGCCGTGAGTGATAAGGGTAAAGAAACTTCCAAACACACGGAGCTTCATTATTGGGAGGTTGAATACAGGAAATTTATAGTAGGTGAGAATGACCATACAcggaaatgttttaaaaggtgGAATCCTCTAAAggtatgaaatttataaaactggaATATTGAATTAAACGCTTAGCATTTAGATTCCGGTAGTTCTTAAAGACTAGTAGTTCATAGCGATAGGAAATTGCTATATACTAAAATATCAATAGACTTACTCTTAGAAGCTAAAGGATTTCAAGCTTTGAGCAATACTAAAGGCCTGTTGCtgaaagtttataaacaataaatcccATAGACGCCAGTAAGTTCAAGACACCAGTGAGTCCACCAATCGGATAGTATAATATTTCGAAACATTTCATAGGCTAAAGACTTCCGGATATTGGGAATTCCACAGCTTCGAAATTTTCAGTAACAAAAGTTTTGACTAATTTGGGGATTGTtatttgaaaaaactatttaccTCAAACGTACCCGTGTCTCATTTGCATGCCGAGACATCATGAAAGACCCTATCACTCAAACACCGGTTGCAAAGGGTTTTagattttgaaagaattttttaaactttaggaTAATTTTGTAACTTCAAATCTGTCAAGACCGAAAGCTTTCATATATAAATATCCTTCAATGGTCATTACCTCCCACTGCCCTTTTACTCCCAATATAATCTATAGGATAGCATCTTCGAGACAGCTACCTAAATCCAAGAGAATACAACGCTTATGAACTCAAAATCCAGGTTGAATTTTCCAAcgattttatatacattaaggAGCCATTACAGACATTCTAAAACAGTTTATTCTTTTGCGGATGTCAGTAGTTCAGGTCAATATAGACAAAAAGAGGACCTAGgggataaataattgtattatttaccaTGACAGAGCTAGATGACCTTAGAGACCTGTCCGTCAGCTTCAAGAGTTCAATCTATATCAGGGATAAATAGTCGAGACAAAACCAAGGTCATGTGGTTCactaccattatatatatatatatatatatatatatatatatatatatatatatatatatatatataagtagtagagtataaatatatatttcttatactaGAATGGAATTCTTATTATTGTGACGTGCTACCCAAATGTTATTAGATTTTAGatataatacaatagttttattttcaaaaaaacaaagataaagaataattttaattatttgtaactaataCTTTTTCCACACTCTTTGGGCTAAAGCGATTACACAATTTACCATTGAGTTTATAATTTATCACcgtaaatgattaaatatttccTGTATGGAAAGCtcaaacatatataaatagatttcGTTTCgcctaaaaatatgtttaaatttatttattaattatacaattagccttaaatatttaacaactttttataagttttcaaAAGTTACAATTCTTAGAAAAGTCCTGATTATTAGTATAGAGcatgttgtatttaaataatgattctcaagtaaacaattataatatggATAAATTATTCAACATTGTCATTACCAATGCAATATGAGGTCTTATAGGTGAACCAATGTCCTTGAGAATCTCAATGAAGTATGGTCTCATAGCCAGAAGCGCTGCACAGGCCATTATGGTAAAGTAGATGAACACAATTTGGAAAGCCTTTCTAACTCTGGGTTCCATCAATAGCTGTAGCCGTCCCTGGGGATTGGTTGTAACAGGGTTTTctacaaataattacattatatcaaGAGGTGGAAATCGAATAAATAGTTGAAATGTCAAAGTACATGTcgttatattattaacataatcgtattaactataatattacaaattttaataaaacgttattaaatttttagtgccgttatttgaaataaagttttcgtATGTTAATAATACTCATGTTCAATCATCGATATTACGTATTCTTTATGAATTCTTTCTTTAAATGTATCTGTAAATCTGTGTTTTTTCTGATATGACATGAAAAGTGTTGTTACTTATATAATTCTTATTGTATATTCTTATTCTGTTTGTTATATCATATCAAACagttgtttataatatgtacatatctatttttattcataatttatgttCGTTAAAAACAAAAGCTGCTGAAGGAATATATTgtcttaaaaatttatgtttagaaaaattcagttcatgaaagtatatttttaatatttaaaattaatttaggttatcATGATCAATAATTAAGCGCGTAAGATAATAggtataaataattacttttttattgttacaataaaatatattagatagtACACGATATAATAGACACCATATTAGACACGTTATTATACCTATTACATATCAACTTAAAagcttttagaaaatataaaagttggCAAGAGCTTATGATTAGATAGCTAAAATAATGAGTGcccaatttaaataattcaattatcaaattaaaacgtGATTAGTCCTAaacattcttcaatattttttaatttttgttatataaagatTCTCTAATGAATCCTTATAAATGATTGTCAAGAATAAGGTTTGTTTCACTTGCTCAGTAACAATATTACCTAAAAGCGGTTAATGGAACACCGCAAAATAAGTTAACCCATCTTGAATCCTTTTTATAGTGTTTAGTAGTTCATAATATTATGAAAgatattttgttcttttacttAATCAGTATACCTTTATTAGGAACGGCCTTGTACTCAATATTGTCTATAATCTTCAGGGATTGAGTCTCCTTCACGTAATTGACTATAGCAGCTAGCTCATGCTTTACGTCCTCTGGTCGTACCCATCCTCTCAGCCACTGGAAGGCTTTTTCTGCGTCACTCACTCTACCTTTACTCACGAGCCAGGCGGGAGAGTCGGGAACCTGGAcaggttattataaaaataattaagacaaAGCAAGAGAATTAAGCAGTAGTTTCTAATATTTCACCCTGGTAACTAAATAGTCTCAtgtaaacctaaaatatttaattttcataggtaattttagtttttgtacttaCAAATGCCAACGCAACTAAAGCCATCACTGGACCGCTCATGCTGATAAGAGCCAAGTTTCGCCAATCCATCACAGTTGCAAGGGAACTCAAAATCATCATTCCAATGGTGGAAAACACTCCGGAGAAACTAGTGAGAATGCCTCGCAGCCGTGGCTGCGTGATTTCTCCGACATAAGAAAGGATCGGGGCTTCAAGGAAACCCATCGCAATTCCTATGATTATGACAGCCATAAAGAGATGAACGGTTGATGTCGAGAAGTATATGATGGTCCAGGCAATTAAATTTGGAATGTTAACGGCCATGAGGCAAGTCTTCCTGCCCAAAATATCTTGCAGGAAGGCTGACACACCACTACCCATAGGTTGCATAACGAACATAACACTTCCTGTAAAACaagatattaaatagttttacacaAAATAGATTCCAACATCTTATATTgactaatatattaaaactaaacctTACCAAACCAAGAAGCAGCAGTCTCTGACATGCCGAGAGGTGAGGTATCGTTTCTGAGAGCTCCTATTACGATGGTTGGCATCACTGCTACGAAACCAATACTGAACGACAGACAGCTTAATGCGAGCGTTGCTACAACCTAAAAtcaattatgaatattttgaCTTATTTATGGCAACCTTTTAGtgatttttctttaaatgtaatatatcctGTAAATATAGGAgagtaaataaagataatttaatttttagcaaaattatatttctgattaacCTACTTAGGCTAATAATGTATTGTATTGAAtcgttgtaattaaataatagttagcGGACCCTATCGCTCTAAGGCTGGAAAAATTCGTTtctatctgtctgcctgtctgtcgcGATATGTCGTAAACTAACTGACTAGTACACTTAAAATGGTTCATGAGGTTTCATTTCTTTAttaggaacactgagtttgattgTAGTGTACGTAACGTCATGGGATTTACATGAgtgtgataataaataaatgactaAAGAAACTCCGAACACTCATAAGTGATTTTAACTAACGACATATCGACACATGCATTCTAACTATATTAACAGATACATCATAATTTTATGGTAACGTTAcgcatagttttttataatatgaatgctgATACGAAACCCAGTATGATTAGCACAAATGTGAATGTGACAAATTTCATTcatacatagtataaataaatattatgagcaCAGGGTGTAatagtacatattataataagttttaatctATTCATCCCAGAAGATGCTTAAAACCATCATTCGGAGAATTTTGCCatactaagtttttttttatcaatgtttcaaaaatatatcctacctgtaagtataaataataattacgtaCAAAATGATTTTCTTTATGTGGCTTCACGTCCTTTATTATGAATCAGCCTGTGGGGTGtacttagttattattttttatgtacaaaataaagtaaatttgaattaaaattcatCCAACTACAACGTAATCAGATTAATTGGACGTAGTATGTGTGAGGCCTAGGAATTCGCTTCCTCGCCTCAAATGGCGCAGATAAATTATCCATGATTAGTATTATCATACATAACgtataaactatttatagttaAAACACATTCAACCGCACAGCGTTTATAATACATGTCAAAAAAGGGGTTTTGGTACGAAGGCTCCACCTCCGTAGGTTTAAAATCCGCTTATAccttatattaatttactattgttCATAATGACGATGGTAATATTAAgcatatgtatgtgtgtgtgtgtgtgtgtgtgtgtgtgtccaaaTACAGGATGTTTCCcataaatttgtgtaaaatgcATTTAACATTAGGGCTATGACCACTTATCTAAATAAACCTTCCGGAACACGCAaaagtaaaaacacttttataaggttttgttaattttttagattttgtcaaAATTCAATTTGTGAatatta from Homalodisca vitripennis isolate AUS2020 chromosome 2, UT_GWSS_2.1, whole genome shotgun sequence encodes the following:
- the LOC124354675 gene encoding facilitated trehalose transporter Tret1-like gives rise to the protein MSIHENKDNTDNFRSTLAQVVATLALSCLSFSIGFVAVMPTIVIGALRNDTSPLGMSETAASWFGSVMFVMQPMGSGVSAFLQDILGRKTCLMAVNIPNLIAWTIIYFSTSTVHLFMAVIIIGIAMGFLEAPILSYVGEITQPRLRGILTSFSGVFSTIGMMILSSLATVMDWRNLALISMSGPVMALVALAFVPDSPAWLVSKGRVSDAEKAFQWLRGWVRPEDVKHELAAIVNYVKETQSLKIIDNIEYKAVPNKENPVTTNPQGRLQLLMEPRVRKAFQIVFIYFTIMACAALLAMRPYFIEILKDIGSPIRPHIALALCNALQLVGAICGGVLMRILGKRRLSFLSLGLSVFCCLTLGLYLSYRPEFPWIPVALFCLSYFAGPLGIFVIPWILIMELFPLRARGMAGGICGAVAHGLFFTTTKTYYSLVHLVDISGACYFYGAVGVLGLIYLYWDLPETEGVSLEEIERKFGERRNSKQYRSP